CAGTCCTGAGGACCGGCGCTGTTTGATTCTGGTCAGGCCAAACGCCTTCAGGCCAAACGCCTACGGATTATAGATATTTCAGTAAAATGTATTATCATTAATTTGGTTTCTCGCGGATGATTTGATCCTATCTGCCAGGAGCTGCTAAGACTGGATACAAATAACTGAAAGAATTGAAGGGGGTAACTATGCCGAGGCTAACAGCTATTGAATTATTGAAGCGAAGCGCCAGTCTCACTCTGGTTGTCCGCACCAAGACAAGCGTTCAGAATCTACCTTCTCTCATTGGAAAGTGCTATGGAGAGATTGGCGCTTACTTGAACGAGATGGGAGAATCTCCCGCAGATATCCCATTTGTTGCATATCACAACATGGATATGCAAAATCTCGATGTTGAGATAGGCTTCCCAGTTTCATCCGATCTGCCCGGAAAAGGTGACATCATTCAGAGCTGCATTCCCGAGGGGTTGAGCGTCTTTACTGTCTACATGGGTCCATATAGCCAGATGGAGACG
The sequence above is a segment of the Mesotoga infera genome. Coding sequences within it:
- a CDS encoding AraC family transcriptional regulator yields the protein MPRLTAIELLKRSASLTLVVRTKTSVQNLPSLIGKCYGEIGAYLNEMGESPADIPFVAYHNMDMQNLDVEIGFPVSSDLPGKGDIIQSCIPEGLSVFTVYMGPYSQMETVYSEMAEWISKNGYVPTGTVYEYYYNGPDFPEEQHLTKIVMPLKKPE